The DNA region TAACCTTGTAGGCTTCGGTGCTGAACACTTCGCCCTTGAGCGAGGAGGTGAAACCACCGCCAGGAGCCCAAGCGAGTTCGGCAGCGCCGTAGTACACGGTGTCGTCGATACCAGTGGTGGAGGTGTCGTCAGCGGTGATGGCGTCAACGCCGTCGCCGAAGTAGGCACCGACTTCACCGGTCAGCTTGATGGTCTCGGTGACCGCAGCAACAGCCTGGAGGGCAACCTGGGTCGTGTCGAGATCATAGAGGTCGTCGTAGAAGTAACGAGCGCCAAGGTTGATCGCAACGCCTTCGGTGACCGCAACGCCGACCGAACCGCCGACGCCGTAATCGGTGTAATCGCCAAGGGCGCCGTCTTCGACATTGGCAACTTCACCCGAAAGAGCGATCTTGAAGAGGTCGAAGGTGGCTTCGGCGCTGACCAGTGCGTTGAGGACGTCGATGTCAGCGAAGTTACGATCTTCCCAGTAGCCAACAGCGCCACGGACCTTGAACACGTCAAAGGTACCGCTTGCGCCAGCATGCACGAACCAGGATTCGACGTCGCCGTCGAGAATACCCAGGGCAGCACCGGTGACGTGTGCAGTTACGCCCGCACCAGCGTAGCTTACCACGCCGACAAGCGTGCCATGACGAGAAGTGTTAGCAACTTCAGCAGAATCGAAGGTGCTATCGCCGTTCAGGTTCTCAAGACCAACACCGACGCTAACGCCGTTGCCAAGGTCCGAGACAACCTGGATCACGTGACCACCAAGATAGGTGGTGTCGCCGTCAACAAGAATACCCTTGCCGTCGATAGCATCGGAGTTGAACAGGCCGAGGAAGTTGAAAGGTTCGTCATCGGACAGGTTAGCGATCGAGCCCTTGCGGCCAGCCATGATTACAGTGGCGTCACCGATCGAAACATAAGCTTCGTCGATCTGAACGCCATCGAACTTGCCGTCGTTGTCGGGAGTTGAAACGTCCACACCTGCTGCGGTCACCGTGTTGTTCACGCGCGTGATGTCGGTTTCTTTCAGCTTGATCACGGCGCTGGCAGGACCGAAGTCGCTCGGTGCAGTACCAACGAACTTCAACCAAGCTTCGACCTTGGTCGCCCAGTCGGCATCGCCATCGTTCACGGGAACCTTGCGAGTACCATCGAATGTCCGCGCAACAGCGTCTTCGGTGCGGTAGTCGCCCCAGATGAATTCGTAGGAAACGCCACCGGTGATCTGCAGGCAGTTGGTGTCGGACGACAGGGTCAGGCCCGAAAGACCGAGGGTATCGCAGACGTCAAGCGACGTCAGAACGCCGAGATCGGCAGCATAGCCTGCGGTCGAAAGACCAGCAGCGGCAACAGAACCGAGGATAAGGCTCTTGAGTTTCATTAGTTGACCTCCAAAGTCAGTCATTTTGTGCCGGTTACCCAGCGGCTTGTCGAAACGCGACCACACTATCGTGGTGCAGTGTGTTGCCGTCGCGCTGCGACCGACAAACGATCCCATGCATGGATTCGCAAGACCCACTCTACGCATCGGGAAAAGCGGCGCAATTGGGCAGAAGGGGTTTCGGCGCTGCCACAATGTGGTTGCGAAGTGGCTGTTGCAGATTCAGCACAGATTTGGAAACGACCTGTTAAGAATAGTTAATGAAGCCTTAATAGGGCTGCCGAAGAGGCGGCTTCCAAGGGGCTTTCGTGCTGGTGCATGCGTAAAGTAGTGGCTTTGTCGGCCCCGCATCCAAGCCGGCAAGGCCGAACTCGGCTGGGTAGAATTGTGGAGAGATTTCGGCAGTCTGATGTTCGGGCGCCCGGCACTGGGGAGCAGTTTCCGACTCTGGCGGACAGATCCACTAGTTGGTTGACCAGACCTTTTTGCCATTGATCCAGGTGGTTCGAACTTCTCGTCCGGGAGAAAGCTGGACGAAGTTGGCCCGAGCGCCGGGGCGGAGGTGTCCGTGTTGCGCGTCAATGCCGAGCGCGCGCGACGGAACAAGGGACGCCATATTGAGAGCCGTCTCTAGGGGCAACCCCATGTGAGAGTGCATGAACTCGACAGCATCGATCATGTCGAGATCGGCGCCGGCGAGGGTACCGTCTGCGAGGCGCAGGGCCCCGTCGGCGCGGGTGATGGTGCGACCGTTGAGGGTCAGTTCAGCAATGTCGGTGCCGGTCTGCGACATGGAATCGGTAACGAGGAAAATGTGTTCGGCGCCTTTGGCGGCAAGTGCGACCTGGATGCTGGCGGGGTGGACGTGAATGCCGTCGGCGATGAGACCCGCATAGATGGTGGGGTGAGCAAGGGTAGCGCCGACGACGCCGGGCTCACGGCTGCCCAGTTGGCTCATGGCATTGAAGAGGTGCGTGGTCATGGTGGCGCCGGCTTCGAAGGCAGCGCTGGCAGTGGCGTGAGTGGCGTCGGAGTGGCCGAGGCTGACGATGATCCCAGCGCCGGCTAACGCGCTGATTTGCTGTGAATCTACGGTTTCGGAGGCGACGGTGCAGAGCAGGTTGGGAAGCACCTGGCGGGCGGCGACGAGGCGGTCGAGGTCGGCATCGGTCATCGGGCGGATGAGGGCGGGGTCGTGTGTGCCCTTGCGGGGTAGCGAGAGATGCGGGCCTTCCAAGTGGAGTCCGAGAAAACCCGGAAGTGCTTGTTCTGCTGCAGCTTTCCCCGCGGCGATGGCGGCGGTGTTGATCTCGACGGAGTCGGTAATCAGGGTCGGCAGGAGCGCCGTGGTGCCGAACTGGGCATGGGCGGCGATGATGGTGCGGATGGCCGAGAGGCTGGGATCGTTATTGAACAGGACCCCGCCACCACCGTTGACCTGGAGGTCGACGAAGCCCGGCGCCACAAAGCCACCTTCGAGATGAACGGTTTCCGACCGCGCCGGCACCGCATCTGAATGCACAATCGCGGCGACATGGCCGAACTCGATGAGCAGAGCAGCATTGTCATGCCACTCGAACCCATCAAAGATGCGCGGGGCGACAACCGCCAGCAGATCACTCATACGGTTTCGGTGACCTTTTTCAGCATTGGGGGCTCGTCGGGGTTGAGACCGCGATGGCGCGCCAGGGCTTCGACAAAGCCATAGAAGGAGACGACCAGCGCCAGCGGATCGGTGAGCGGATGGCCGGTTGCGGCAAAGGGGAGCTTGCGCGCATCGCCTGATATATCGCTGGTAAGGAAGGCGAGTGCCCCCTGCCCGGCGAGGTTGTGAGCCATGCCGGCAACCGACCATTCGGCGGCGTCGCGAGCAGCAAGCCCGAGGACGGGGTAACCGGGCGTGACGATGGAAACGGGACCGTGCATGACCTCGGCGGAGCTGTAGGCCTCCCCTTGGATGCCGCAAGTCTCCTTGAACTTGAGGGCCGCCTCATTGGCGATGGCCCAGGCGGGACCGCGACCGAGCACATAAAGCGCTTTCTGCCCGTCGAGAGCCGTGACCATGTCGGACCAGTCGCAGGCGACTGCCTGGCTGAGAGATTGGGGGAGATTGTCGACAGCCTCGCCCAAGGCCGTGTCGCCACTCCAGCGCGCCAGGAGGGCCAAGCCGGCAACGACGGAACTGGCGAAGGTCTTGGTCGCAGCGACGCTCTTTTCCACGCCCGCGTGCAGATCAACGGTGAACTCGGCCGTCTCAGCCAGCGGCGAGCCAGCGGTGTTGGTGATGGCGATGGTGGTGGCGCCGGAGCGGCGGGCGGACTGGGCCATGCCCACGATATCGGGCGACTTGCCGGATTGGGAGATCGCGATAGTGGCGGCGCGGTCGAGCTTGAGATCCTTGCCATATATGGAGGCGATGGAAGGGCCGACCGAAGCGACCGGCAGGCCAAGCGTCAGCTCGATAGCGTATTTGAGATAGGAGGAGGCGTGATCCGACGAACCGCGGGCCACGGTAGTGACGAGCAGGGGATCGCGTTCGCGTAGCGCGGCAGCGGCTTGGTCCAGCACTGGTCCTGAATTCTGCAGAAAGCGCGCGACGGCCGCGGGGATTTCCTCGACCTCGCGACGCATATGCGTGGTGGCGGTGGTGGGCAAAGTCACTGTTTGCTGGCTCCGTTTATGTGTGTATCGCCAAGGCGCAGCTCGGCCACGAAATCATAGGTGTCGCCACGGTAGATCGAGCGGGTGAATTCGATCACGCGCCCCGAGGCAAGATAAGATGTGCGTTCGATGTGAAGCCCGGCGGCACCGACCGGCACTTGCAGCAGCTGGGCGTTCTCTTCATCGAGATTGGCGGCTCGAATGCGCTGGATGGCGCGCACCGGCCGGCTGCCGGCCTTGTCCAAATGCCTGTAAAGTGAATCGGTTACGGACTCAGGATCAGGCAAGACGCGAGACGAGAGGCTGGCCCGCTCGATGGCCAGCGGCACGTCGCCGGTGAGCCGAAGGCGGGCGATGCGGGCGACCTGCTCGCCCGGCGAGAGGGCGAGAATAATCGTTTCTTCGGGTGAAGGCAGATAGAGGCCGCGATCCAGCCAGTCGGCGCGAACGGCCATGCCGCGGCGCGCCATATCCTCGGTGAAGGAGGTTAGTTGGGAGAGCGACTGCTCGACGCGCTGGGTCTGCGGCGCAACGAAGGTGCCCGAGCCGTGGCGCTGCACCAGCACCCCATCCTTGACCAATTGCAGCACCGCCTTACGGACGGTGACGCGCGACACATCGACCTTCTGCGCCAAATCGCGTTCGGACGGCAGCGCATCGCCGGGATTGATATCGCCGCGGTGGATGGCGTCCTCAATCCAACGCTTAAGCTGCAGATAAAGCGGTCCACCAGGCGGCAGCGCAACGGGGCCATCAGCAAAGAAGGCGTTGGACAACTCTGCCACCGTCACTGTTCCCCCACCATGTTTGCCCCGACGTGTAGTATTCCGAATTCCTCCGCCCGTGTTCAGGCGGCGCGGCGGTATAATACCAATAAAATACCATTCACCAAGCCCCCGCCCGCAAATTTCTATGCCGTCAGGCAGTGGTGAGAGGGCTGGAGCAGGAGAAGGGGCTTAGGCGTACTTACTCCTGAATGCGGCTGGACAAGTGGTATGTTTTTGGCATTATCCGCGCCGATCGGAGTTCCCATGAGCCAACGCCAAACCGAACTGAGCCATCCGCGCGCCCAAGGCATCGACACCCTGCCTGCCGAAGAGGCCCTGATGATCCTGGCAGAGGGCCAAGCCGAGGCTGCACTGGCGGCGCAAAAGGCCGTGCCGGAAATTGCCAGGGGCGCCAAGCTGGCTGCCGACGCAATCCAGGTGGGTGGGCGGCTGATCTATGCGGCGGCGGGCAGTTCGGGGCTGATGGCTCTAGCAGATGCGCTGGAACTGCCGGGCACCTTTGGAATCGCCCGCGAGCAGGTGGTGGTTCTATTCGCCGGCGGTGCGGCTGCGCTAACTCATCTTGAAGGTGGCCCGGAAGATGATGCCGAGGCGGCCCGCAAGGAAGTCGAAGATTTGGGCGTAGGTGCAGGAGACTGCCTCATCGGCGTTACGGCGAGCGGCAGTACCCCCTACCCGCTGGCTGCAGTTCAGGCAGCGCGCGCTGCGGGAGCGGCGACGATCGGCATCGCCAACAATGAAGGGGCAACGCTGTTCGAGCATGTGGATGTTGCCATCTGCCTGCCGACGCCGGCCGAGGTGATCGCCGGGTCCACCCGGATGGGCGCGGGAACGGCCCAGAAGATCGCGCTCAATATGCTCTCCACCCAAATGGCGATGCTGCTGGGCCATGTGCATGACGGCATGATGGTCAATGTCGTTGCCGACAACATCAAGCTGCGTGATCGTGCCAAGCGGATGGTGGCAGCGATCAGCGGGACTGACGAAGCCACCGCCGAGCGGGCGCTGGAAGCCACGGATGGTGCGATCAAGCCGGCGGTGCTGATCGCAGCAGGCGCCCCTGGCTCGGATGAAGCGCAGCGGCTGCTCGAGGAGAGCGAAGGGCATCTGCGCCCGGCCCTGGAGCGATTGTCGCCCATAGCCTAGCGCTGCGGCGCCTGCCCTTCACATCATCCTTGCACGAGATCGTTGGCGCACCGGAAGACCGGCTTGCTGCTCAAAATCTCGGCGGTCAGCGGCACTGGACTGGTCACCAAAAAGCTACGCGTTTCACCTGGCAGGAGAGTGACCAGCATGTCGTCGATTTCAGCATCGGGGTGAGTGCGGTCAACGAACAGGCAGAGGTCCTTGAGAAGGGTTCGCGCCCTCAGGGTGACGCGCCACTGTTGACCTTCCCCCTCCACGTCGATTTCTACCTTGGGCTTGGGCAGGTCGAGCGCGATGTCTTCGGCGAAGTAGTGGTACGCAGTGCTATCATGCATGGTGGCGATGAGAAGCTCGCGGGCGGGATCGCCAGGCGTCGCCACAGCAGCAGGAATGGCTAGGGAGCCGATGTCGAGCCGATCGGCGCAGAGCCGCCAATGGGTCCATTCAGCCAAGACCGTGCCGTCGAAGCGTAGGCGCTTGATGGTCACCGGACCACGCCAGAACAGCGTCCGCTCATTGGCGGCGAAGAGGTACAGTTCCTCGCCGCGCGGCTGAATGGTGAGAAGGTGGGGGGCATAGACGGCGCGCATGGCGTACCAGAGCGGCTTGAGACGTCCGTAGCCATCGATGGCTGACCAGGAGGTCACCGGCCAGCAATCGTTCAGCTGCCAGACGATGGCACCCATATTGACGGGTCGATGCGAGCGCATGTGCTCGACGGCAAGGCGAATGGCCCGGGCCTGGTTGAGCTGAGTGGCGAAGTGCCAGTCGTCCATGGATTGGGGGGATGGCAGGTGCCCCGCGAGGCCACGCAGGAGCTTGCCATTGCCGATGGTCGCCTTCTGGTGGTGCCAGACACCGGGAGATGTTGGCGTCATCGGCTGATCATGCACGGACTGGCTGAGCGTCGCCCAGGTGGGCGGGGCCTGCCAACCGAACTCCGAGGCAAAGCGCGGGATACTTCCCCTATAGTGCTCGTACCCAATGTCGTTCCACACGTCCCAGATATGGGTGCAGCCATGGGCGGGATTATTGGGATGAATATCCATGCTGCCCGAATAAGGACTGCCTGCCCAATAGGGGCGCGTGGGGTCGAGTTCAGCGACGAGACGCGGCAGGAGGTCAAGATAGTAGCCGAGCCCCCAGGTGCGCCCCTCGAGCGCGGCCTGCCAGCCCCAATCCACCCAGCCCCAGATGTTCTCGTTGTTGCCATTCCAGAGCACGAGCGCGGGATGCGGCATCAGCCGGACGATGTTGTCGCGCGCCTCGGCTTCGATCTCGGCGGGAAGATCGCCTTCCTCCGGATAGGCGGCACAGGCAAAGAGGAAATCCTGCCAGACCAGCATGCCAGCTTCATTGCAGGCCTCGTAGAAGGCGTCGGTCTCGTAGATGCCGCCGCCCCAAACGCGGAGCAGATTGATGTTGGCGCGCTTGGCCTGATCGACGCGGGCGCGGTAGCGATCGGGCGTGACGCGCGGGAGAAAACAATCGTCGGGGATCCAATTGGCGCCGCAGACATAGACGGGAACGTCGTTGACCACGATGGTGAAGGCGGTGCCGTGCGCGTCACTGCCGGTGTCCAGCCGCACCGATCGGAAGCCGATGCGGCGGGACCAGGTGTCGAGCACTTCCTCGCCTCGCAGCAGTTCGACGGTCAAATCATAAAGAGGCTGGCCGCCAAGGCCATGCGGCCACCACAGCTGGGGTTCGGGAACGAGAAGATCGAACGAGGCCAAGCCCTCGACCGGTAACTCACTGGTTACGCCAGCGACAGTGCCGCGGAGGACGGCTCCGGGGGTGCCACCTACAATTTCGGCACTGATGCGCACATGACCATCGGCACCGTGAACTGTGATCTCTGGCCGAACGGAGGCAAGGCGGGCCTCGCTCCAGCTTTCAAGGGTAATGGATTGCCAGATACCGGCAGTGACGAGAGTGGGGCCCCAGTCCCAACCGAAATTGCAAGCCATCTTGCGCATGAGATTGGCGGGGCCCGGATAATTGTTGGGGCGCGGCTCGTATTGGCTGGCGAGCTGTTCGCCACGGGTCCAGGCAGATTCAAAGAGGATCGAAAGCGTGTTCTCGCCCTCCCGCAGCAGCGCGGAGACGTCGAACCGGAAGGTCCGGTTCATGTTGGCGGTTTCGCCGATGAGGGTGCCATTGAGCGAAAGGCGCGCGAAGGTGTCGAGCCCCGGGCAGACGAGGTCCACCTGCCCTGCCCCGTTGTCGTGCCAATCGAAAGCCAGGTCGTAGCGCCAGTCACAACGGCCCACCCAATCCACGGCGATTTCGTTGAGGTCGAGATAGGGATCGGGGATGAGCCGGGCCGCGAGCAGGTCGGTGTGCACCGTGCCCGGCACCGTGGCGGGAATAGCATCGGGCAGTTCGGGGGCGCCCACTGGTCGAGCGCAGGTCAGGGTCCAGTCGGTTTCGAGCACGCGCCGCGTCAGGGTCATCTTGGCCTCGCCTTGGTTCTGGGCTTCCATACATGGAGCGGGGGCCAGGATCGAAGATTTCTTTCGCCCTCATGTCGAAGACCGGTTGCCTCCGTCGTCGCCTGTGTGAAGCTCAATGCAAAGGAGAGAAAGATGAGTCTTCCTACCCAAGACACTGAACGCGATCTGGTTTTGGTCCGGGTGCTGGATGCGCCGCGCGACAAGATCTTCCGCTGCTGGACCGAGCCGGGACTTATCAAGCAGTGGTTCACGCCCAAGCCCTGGACCACGCCGAAGGCCGAAGTGGACCTAAGGCCCGGTGGGCGGAACGTCATCACCATGGCCGATGAAAACGGGACCGAGTTCCCCAATCCCGGGCAGTATCTGGAGATTGTGCCCAACGAGAAGCTCGTTTTTACCGACGCCTATGTCGGGGATTGGGAGCCTTCCGAGAAACCGTTCTTCACAGGCATCCTGCTGTTCGAGGACGCCGGTGAGGGCAAGACGAAATATACGGCGGTCGCGCGGCATTGGACTGTGGAAGATACCGAGAACCACAAGAAGATGGGTTTCCATGAGGGTTGGGGTATTTGCGCCGATCAGCTCGAGGCGCTCGCAAAGACGCTCTGAGGCGAGCAACTCCGTCGCCCTCCTGCCGTTACACTCGCATGGCTCGACGCCAGCCGGCGTCAGCCTCATACGGCATGAGGAGGATGAGATGGACCGCACGCACGAGGACAAGATTCGCGACCGCGCCTACGCGCTTTGGGAGAGGGATGGCTCGCCCGAGGGCAAGCACGAGGAGTATTGGCACCGCGCGGAGCGGGAACTTGCCGAAGAAGATGGGGTGGACACCTCCGAAGAGAACTCGACCGTCTCCCCCATTCCGCTGGTGCCTGGCAGCGTGCCGATGGGCTAATCTAGTACCGCGTTATGCCGGTGGCTGAAGCACAGAAGGGGGGACCATGTGATCAGCCCGATCTTCATTAGCAGCCCGGGCTATGCGCCCGGGCTTGTGTCGGGTTACTGCTCCACGGCCACAACGGTGCCGGGCGAATAGACTACGGAGCGGTCGGACAGGTCCACGAACCAGAGACGATCTTCGGTGTAAAAATAGCCGAAGTTCTCATCGCCTTCGATGGGATGAATGGTGATAGTTTCTGGCAGAACGTAGCCGACCTCCAATTCACCTTCTACGGTGATCGGATCGATGGGGTTGAGGCGGGCATATTCCACCGACGAGGCTTCGACGCCAGCCTGCGCACCAAGGGTGGCGCCGGTAAAGCCGCCGATCACCGCGCCAATCGGCCCAAAGATCAGACCGCCAACAACGGCACCGGTAGCACCACCAGCGGCGCCGCCCACGGCAGCGCCAGCATCGGTATCGGCGTTTGTGGTGGTCTGCGCGAGGACTGGG from Devosia sp. RR2S18 includes:
- a CDS encoding SIS domain-containing protein; amino-acid sequence: MRREVEEIPAAVARFLQNSGPVLDQAAAALRERDPLLVTTVARGSSDHASSYLKYAIELTLGLPVASVGPSIASIYGKDLKLDRAATIAISQSGKSPDIVGMAQSARRSGATTIAITNTAGSPLAETAEFTVDLHAGVEKSVAATKTFASSVVAGLALLARWSGDTALGEAVDNLPQSLSQAVACDWSDMVTALDGQKALYVLGRGPAWAIANEAALKFKETCGIQGEAYSSAEVMHGPVSIVTPGYPVLGLAARDAAEWSVAGMAHNLAGQGALAFLTSDISGDARKLPFAATGHPLTDPLALVVSFYGFVEALARHRGLNPDEPPMLKKVTETV
- a CDS encoding DUF2934 domain-containing protein, with amino-acid sequence MDRTHEDKIRDRAYALWERDGSPEGKHEEYWHRAERELAEEDGVDTSEENSTVSPIPLVPGSVPMG
- a CDS encoding N-acetylmuramic acid 6-phosphate etherase, with protein sequence MSQRQTELSHPRAQGIDTLPAEEALMILAEGQAEAALAAQKAVPEIARGAKLAADAIQVGGRLIYAAAGSSGLMALADALELPGTFGIAREQVVVLFAGGAAALTHLEGGPEDDAEAARKEVEDLGVGAGDCLIGVTASGSTPYPLAAVQAARAAGAATIGIANNEGATLFEHVDVAICLPTPAEVIAGSTRMGAGTAQKIALNMLSTQMAMLLGHVHDGMMVNVVADNIKLRDRAKRMVAAISGTDEATAERALEATDGAIKPAVLIAAGAPGSDEAQRLLEESEGHLRPALERLSPIA
- a CDS encoding glycoside hydrolase family 2 protein; translation: MTLTRRVLETDWTLTCARPVGAPELPDAIPATVPGTVHTDLLAARLIPDPYLDLNEIAVDWVGRCDWRYDLAFDWHDNGAGQVDLVCPGLDTFARLSLNGTLIGETANMNRTFRFDVSALLREGENTLSILFESAWTRGEQLASQYEPRPNNYPGPANLMRKMACNFGWDWGPTLVTAGIWQSITLESWSEARLASVRPEITVHGADGHVRISAEIVGGTPGAVLRGTVAGVTSELPVEGLASFDLLVPEPQLWWPHGLGGQPLYDLTVELLRGEEVLDTWSRRIGFRSVRLDTGSDAHGTAFTIVVNDVPVYVCGANWIPDDCFLPRVTPDRYRARVDQAKRANINLLRVWGGGIYETDAFYEACNEAGMLVWQDFLFACAAYPEEGDLPAEIEAEARDNIVRLMPHPALVLWNGNNENIWGWVDWGWQAALEGRTWGLGYYLDLLPRLVAELDPTRPYWAGSPYSGSMDIHPNNPAHGCTHIWDVWNDIGYEHYRGSIPRFASEFGWQAPPTWATLSQSVHDQPMTPTSPGVWHHQKATIGNGKLLRGLAGHLPSPQSMDDWHFATQLNQARAIRLAVEHMRSHRPVNMGAIVWQLNDCWPVTSWSAIDGYGRLKPLWYAMRAVYAPHLLTIQPRGEELYLFAANERTLFWRGPVTIKRLRFDGTVLAEWTHWRLCADRLDIGSLAIPAAVATPGDPARELLIATMHDSTAYHYFAEDIALDLPKPKVEIDVEGEGQQWRVTLRARTLLKDLCLFVDRTHPDAEIDDMLVTLLPGETRSFLVTSPVPLTAEILSSKPVFRCANDLVQG
- the nagA gene encoding N-acetylglucosamine-6-phosphate deacetylase; this translates as MSDLLAVVAPRIFDGFEWHDNAALLIEFGHVAAIVHSDAVPARSETVHLEGGFVAPGFVDLQVNGGGGVLFNNDPSLSAIRTIIAAHAQFGTTALLPTLITDSVEINTAAIAAGKAAAEQALPGFLGLHLEGPHLSLPRKGTHDPALIRPMTDADLDRLVAARQVLPNLLCTVASETVDSQQISALAGAGIIVSLGHSDATHATASAAFEAGATMTTHLFNAMSQLGSREPGVVGATLAHPTIYAGLIADGIHVHPASIQVALAAKGAEHIFLVTDSMSQTGTDIAELTLNGRTITRADGALRLADGTLAGADLDMIDAVEFMHSHMGLPLETALNMASLVPSRALGIDAQHGHLRPGARANFVQLSPGREVRTTWINGKKVWSTN
- a CDS encoding GntR family transcriptional regulator encodes the protein MAELSNAFFADGPVALPPGGPLYLQLKRWIEDAIHRGDINPGDALPSERDLAQKVDVSRVTVRKAVLQLVKDGVLVQRHGSGTFVAPQTQRVEQSLSQLTSFTEDMARRGMAVRADWLDRGLYLPSPEETIILALSPGEQVARIARLRLTGDVPLAIERASLSSRVLPDPESVTDSLYRHLDKAGSRPVRAIQRIRAANLDEENAQLLQVPVGAAGLHIERTSYLASGRVIEFTRSIYRGDTYDFVAELRLGDTHINGASKQ
- a CDS encoding SRPBCC family protein, with translation MSLPTQDTERDLVLVRVLDAPRDKIFRCWTEPGLIKQWFTPKPWTTPKAEVDLRPGGRNVITMADENGTEFPNPGQYLEIVPNEKLVFTDAYVGDWEPSEKPFFTGILLFEDAGEGKTKYTAVARHWTVEDTENHKKMGFHEGWGICADQLEALAKTL
- a CDS encoding DUF1236 domain-containing protein is translated as MKNMLLASVAALSLAAAPVLAQTTTNADTDAGAAVGGAAGGATGAVVGGLIFGPIGAVIGGFTGATLGAQAGVEASSVEYARLNPIDPITVEGELEVGYVLPETITIHPIEGDENFGYFYTEDRLWFVDLSDRSVVYSPGTVVAVEQ